In a single window of the Drosophila subpulchrella strain 33 F10 #4 breed RU33 chromosome X, RU_Dsub_v1.1 Primary Assembly, whole genome shotgun sequence genome:
- the LOC119557134 gene encoding uncharacterized protein LOC119557134: MSSATGTHKEYAKFKYYMEKCYVLPLELKNDIIYCQRALRDFLKVHGLVSDVFKEQADADPVQMRRILDELEEEVYEINAEQQFLLLRLNDDLEGFCMKLKENNIATMPELANEFVSGQIVPLIADPSYKINPQSVMCRDNEEMLIRKHFLLSQDEEAGVPPLKLSDLDENIPLMLAPPVRGLGQQIAAVNAQLKWPKVEEPPVTGPPPPPQPPPPLQSQLEMMNRSLDSNPLKRKNITCTSPPPLAPITQTVVAPPPTAPSSAAAQPPNPPLDFEVVAQSRKNLHQALKRARKTKQQPRLCDEEEDLEITSLENSRKSKTSEVRKSPPPLEITTNTAASQATNALGKKTTPQLPSQGTSAKNNAYKTRNTRRKSSPTPTTNTQPQPAVSPSGSSDDSSAELQQEQQRLHASAAQWRDEPRENRTQPADYGQETFLGLFGLYTPEVLKKLNQRHSKRKRRTVQNASGVDFHYGQQLNAMDSLVLGVRGHKKAKDRPEFLLSPKEKRLQANSKRAYTRKSKSPDKVTDKSSGGGGGTGVSPCQHGESGASKCRKCRECRECKRRVEPEAMYCHYCSGFYHMDCHETTKNRQQVQLQNSRCPPCLREQMEK, from the exons ATGAGCAGCGCGACGGGGACGCACAAGGAGTACGCCAAGTTCAAGTACTACATGGAGAAGTGCTATGTGCTGCCGCTGGAGctgaaaaatgatattatcTACTGCCAGCGTGCGTTGCGcgacttcctcaaggtccatgGT TTGGTATCGGACGTCTTCAAGGAGCAGGCGGATGCG GATCCCGTGCAGATGCGCCGCATCCTGGACGAACTGGAGGAGGAGGTGTACGAGATCAATGCCGAGCAGCAGTTCCTGCTGCTGCGCCTCAACGACGACCTGGAGGGATTCTGCATGAAGCTGAAGGAGAACAACATCGCCACCATGCCAGAACTGGCCAACGAGTTCGTTTCCGGCCAGATAGTGCCTTTGATTGCTGATCCCAGCTACAAGATCAATCCGCAGTCGGTGATGTGTCGCGACAACGAGGAGATGCTGATCCGCAAGCATTTCCTGCTCAGCCAGGATGAAGAGGCGGGTGTGCCGCCGCTGAAGCTCAGCGATCTGGACGAGAATATACCGCTGATGCTGGCTCCGCCGGTCAGGGGATTGGGTCAGCAGATAGCCGCCGTTAATGCGCAGCTCAAATGGCCCAAGGTCGAGGAGCCGCCGGTGACTgggccaccgccgccgccgcagccgccgccgccacTTCAATCCCAGCTGGAGATGATGAACCGTTCGCTGGATTCGAATCCGCTCAAGCGGAAGAATATCACCTGCACTTCACCGCCGCCCTTGGCGCCCATTACCCAAACAGTGGTGGCACCACCGCCCACCGCACCATCGTCAGCCGCAGCGCAACCACCAAATCCACCCCTGGACTTTGAGGTGGTGGCCCAGAGCCGAAAGAATTTGCATCAGGCCCTGAAGAGGGCCCGAAAGACCAAGCAGCAGCCACGTTTGtgcgacgaggaggaggacctGGAGATCACAAGTTTGGAGAACAGTCGAAAGAGCAAGACCAGCGAGGTGAGGAAGTCACCGCCACCGCTGGAGATAACCACGAATACTGCCGCCAGCCAGGCAACCAATGCTTTGGGCAAGAAAACAACGCCTCAATTGCCATCTCAGGGAACGTCGGCGAAGAACAATGCGTACAAGACGCGGAACACGCGCAGGAAATCCTCGCCGACGCCCACAACAAACACGCAGCCACAGCCGGCGGTTTCGCCGTCCGGCAGCTCAGATGATTCCAGTGCGGAActgcagcaggagcagcagagGCTCCACGCATCCGCCGCCCAGTGGCGCGATGAGCCGCGCGAGAATCGCACCCAGCCGGCGGACTACGGCCAGGAGACGTTCCTCGGTCTCTTTGGCCTCTACACGCCCGAGGTGCTCAAGAAGCTCAATCAGCGCCACTCGAAGCGCAAGCGTCGAACCGTTCAGAATGCCAGTGGCGTGGACTTTCACTATGGCCAGCAGTTGAATGCCATGGACTCGTTGGTCCTGGGCGTTCGCGGCCACAAGAAGGCCAAGGACAGGCCGGAGTTCCTCTTGTCGCCGAAGGAGAAGCGTCTGCAGGCCAACTCGAAGAGGGCCTACACTCGCAAGAGCAAATCGCCGGACAAGGTTACGGATAAGAGCTCTGGAGGAGGCGGAGGAACTGGAGTTTCACCCTGTCAGCATGGCGAGAGCGGCGCTTCCAAGTGCCGAAAGTGCCGCGAGTGCAGAGAGTGCAAACGCCGAGTGG AACCCGAAGCAATGTACTGCCATTACTGCAGTGGCTTCTACCACATGGACTGCCACGAGACCACCAAAAACCGGCAGCAAGTGCAGCTCCAGAATTCCCGATGTCCGCCGTGTCTGCGCGAGCAAATGGAGAAGTAG